The proteins below are encoded in one region of Sulfolobus sp. A20:
- a CDS encoding Kae1-associated kinase Bud32 has product MENRRGRNTLERLIKRGAESEIYEGYFLGLHAIYKRRVKKAYRNPEIDHKINYERTILEAKIIYSALKNDINVPAVLFIDPNKYLLVLEYIEGITIRDLLSDNIKIDINELSRIGREIGKIAGRLHKAEIAHGDFTTNNLIKKDEKIFLIDFGLARRSNDEEDFATDVHVFLRSLESVHSDYKDVIYQSFVKGYSEIMGERVNEIIKLVKEIRMRGRYVEERRKSRASNE; this is encoded by the coding sequence GTGGAGAATCGACGAGGTAGAAATACCTTGGAGAGGTTAATTAAAAGAGGAGCAGAATCGGAGATATATGAAGGATATTTCTTAGGGTTACACGCAATTTATAAGCGAAGAGTTAAGAAAGCTTATAGAAATCCTGAAATTGATCATAAAATAAATTATGAGAGAACAATCCTGGAAGCTAAGATAATTTACTCGGCATTAAAGAATGATATAAATGTACCTGCTGTTCTATTCATCGATCCAAATAAGTACTTGTTGGTATTAGAGTATATTGAAGGAATTACAATACGTGATTTATTAAGCGATAATATAAAAATTGATATAAATGAGCTAAGTAGGATTGGCAGGGAAATAGGAAAAATAGCTGGAAGACTCCACAAGGCAGAAATAGCTCACGGAGACTTCACAACAAATAATTTGATAAAAAAAGATGAAAAAATATTTCTAATTGATTTTGGATTAGCTAGGAGATCAAATGACGAAGAAGACTTTGCTACTGATGTCCACGTATTTCTGAGGTCTTTAGAGAGTGTTCATTCTGATTATAAGGACGTAATTTATCAGTCTTTTGTTAAAGGATATAGCGAGATAATGGGCGAAAGGGTAAATGAGATAATTAAATTAGTTAAAGAGATAAGAATGAGAGGAAGATATGTTGAAGAAAGACGTAAAAGTAGGGCTAGTAACGAGTAA
- a CDS encoding XTP/dITP diphosphatase produces MLKKDVKVGLVTSNKEKYLEMREIAEKFSLNLEWIVGEKVEIQSNNLEEISRHSAIFAYLNYRRPLIVDDSGLFIRALNNFPGPYTSFVKKTIGNEGILKLMNGVNDRYAYFMTVITFTDGRIIRSFTGIVEGSIAYEMRGERGFGFDPIFIPQGEKRTFGEMSLEEKNMYSHRAKAFMKFVEFICNYV; encoded by the coding sequence ATGTTGAAGAAAGACGTAAAAGTAGGGCTAGTAACGAGTAATAAAGAAAAGTATTTAGAAATGAGAGAGATAGCCGAGAAGTTTAGCCTAAATCTAGAATGGATAGTAGGAGAAAAGGTAGAAATACAGAGTAATAATCTGGAGGAAATATCTAGACACTCTGCAATTTTCGCCTACTTGAATTATAGGCGACCACTTATAGTAGATGATAGTGGATTATTCATTAGAGCTTTAAATAATTTCCCCGGCCCGTATACAAGTTTCGTGAAAAAAACCATAGGAAACGAAGGAATCTTAAAGCTAATGAACGGAGTTAATGATAGATACGCATATTTTATGACAGTAATTACGTTTACCGATGGTAGAATAATTAGGAGTTTTACTGGGATCGTAGAAGGATCTATAGCGTACGAGATGAGAGGAGAAAGAGGCTTCGGTTTTGATCCTATTTTTATACCTCAAGGTGAAAAAAGAACTTTTGGAGAAATGAGCTTGGAAGAGAAAAACATGTATTCGCACAGAGCAAAGGCGTTTATGAAATTCGTAGAATTCATTTGTAATTACGTTTAA
- a CDS encoding aldo/keto reductase, which produces MNYRRVGYTDIQVSEIGLGIWSIITDWWGADVNKAEEILRRSYEMGINFFDTADVYGEGKGEEIIGNVLSTKRDRIVILTKIGYDFYHKEGGKMKQKFDIPYLEFALKKSLERLNTDYIDILMIHNPKMTIIKNQEILSFLRSLKKDGIVRMIGVALGPTLGWREEGLEAIRNGYESLEYIYNIIEQNPGNEFLKFNIGHFIRVPHASDILDEDKWPILEDPKLHRSLKDINWLLKGVKNSVELKNFAEKKGMKLYQLALKFILKNDKVSSVIPNISSLSDLNKYTNMDNLPDLTEDDLNYIESYYKKHYIELNEESIKETLRYK; this is translated from the coding sequence ATGAACTACAGACGCGTAGGTTATACCGACATTCAAGTTTCTGAAATAGGATTAGGAATCTGGAGTATAATTACTGATTGGTGGGGGGCTGATGTTAACAAGGCAGAAGAAATATTGAGAAGAAGTTATGAAATGGGAATAAACTTTTTTGATACTGCAGACGTTTATGGCGAAGGGAAAGGAGAAGAGATAATTGGGAATGTTTTGAGTACCAAGAGGGATAGAATTGTAATTTTAACTAAAATAGGTTATGATTTCTATCATAAAGAGGGAGGTAAGATGAAGCAGAAATTCGATATCCCATACTTAGAATTCGCATTAAAGAAGTCATTGGAGAGGCTGAATACGGATTACATTGATATTTTAATGATTCATAATCCTAAAATGACTATAATAAAAAATCAAGAAATACTATCCTTTCTTAGATCATTGAAGAAGGACGGCATAGTTAGAATGATAGGTGTGGCACTAGGACCAACATTAGGTTGGAGAGAAGAGGGACTTGAAGCTATAAGAAATGGCTACGAAAGCCTAGAATATATTTACAATATCATAGAACAGAATCCAGGTAATGAATTCTTAAAATTTAATATAGGTCATTTTATAAGGGTTCCTCATGCCTCTGACATTTTAGATGAGGATAAATGGCCTATACTTGAAGATCCTAAGTTACATAGGTCTCTAAAGGATATTAATTGGTTATTAAAAGGGGTGAAAAACAGCGTAGAGTTGAAAAACTTTGCAGAGAAGAAAGGTATGAAATTATATCAATTAGCGCTAAAGTTTATCCTTAAAAACGATAAGGTCTCTTCGGTTATACCTAATATCTCCTCCTTGTCAGATCTCAATAAGTATACTAACATGGATAATTTACCAGACTTAACTGAAGATGACTTAAACTATATAGAATCATATTATAAAAAGCATTACATTGAACTTAATGAAGAGAGCATAAAGGAGACCCTCAGGTATAAGTAA
- a CDS encoding V-type ATPase subunit has protein sequence MSIAIFSYIHSISRAQKLVLLTKGLVNELISSESWNSTVNVLKERGIIEEQPSSLEDFEYLMKKRAYDLLEKVRNYFSVFRITYNITDLYLYVMSLDEFKNIITSVINQRSNNNSIRFFKKYLDQLPSTIDELSNILKGTIYGEALSYALKEGQAKNLSLLLSLLDFYFIKKLSEIVESFRGDWKTYAENIICYYKDYYSISLAIKHKVSTGVVCKVNEEIIKDISSSSSNSDALDILRRTIYSKTINLTTIYDALASLYTIAKINARKNANLTFSSSPFNPSLALALSELIRLDTEDIITIVNAKSLNMKDEEIKKSISFELI, from the coding sequence GTGAGTATAGCAATCTTTTCATATATACACTCTATATCCCGTGCCCAAAAACTTGTACTTCTAACTAAAGGTTTAGTAAATGAACTAATTTCGAGCGAAAGCTGGAATAGTACGGTAAACGTACTTAAGGAGAGGGGTATAATCGAAGAACAACCATCATCGCTGGAAGATTTTGAGTATCTAATGAAGAAGAGAGCTTATGATCTACTTGAAAAGGTTAGAAATTATTTCTCTGTATTTAGAATAACATATAATATTACTGATCTATATTTATACGTTATGTCTTTAGATGAATTCAAAAATATAATAACAAGCGTTATAAACCAAAGAAGTAATAATAACAGTATAAGATTCTTTAAAAAGTATTTAGACCAATTACCATCTACAATAGATGAGCTATCAAACATACTAAAGGGTACAATATATGGGGAAGCCTTGTCTTATGCTTTAAAGGAAGGGCAAGCTAAAAATCTTTCACTACTCTTATCCCTACTCGACTTCTACTTCATAAAGAAGTTGTCTGAGATTGTTGAAAGCTTTAGAGGGGATTGGAAGACTTATGCTGAGAACATAATATGCTATTATAAGGACTATTATTCTATTTCATTAGCAATAAAACACAAAGTATCCACTGGAGTAGTCTGTAAAGTGAACGAAGAAATAATCAAAGATATTTCATCTTCATCTAGCAACTCAGATGCCTTAGATATTTTAAGAAGGACTATCTATTCTAAAACTATAAACCTTACCACAATATATGATGCCTTAGCGAGTTTGTATACAATAGCTAAAATTAATGCTAGAAAAAACGCTAATTTAACTTTCTCCAGCTCTCCATTTAACCCGAGCCTAGCTTTAGCGCTCTCTGAATTAATTAGATTAGACACTGAAGATATAATAACTATCGTAAATGCAAAGAGTCTAAACATGAAGGATGAAGAAATTAAGAAATCAATCTCCTTCGAGCTTATTTAA
- a CDS encoding tRNA (adenine-N1)-methyltransferase, with protein sequence MMPLKEGDPVVVWIDNKRAFIVKLQKGKRLDTDKGYLLHDHIIGLEYGSVATLSSGLKAYILKPTIHDLYVKGLKRPSQVLYPKDIGYVLISARIGEVNKVIEAGTGSGFLTISLALSLPSSAKIYTYDVREDMQEIAKFNARVVGVEDRIIFKIKDIREGIDEKDVDAIFLDMPDPWNAIPKVSSSLSPSSPVVVFVPTVNQIEKTYFTMKELGFVDIHVEELLLREYQVKENAVRPKNIGVTHTGYIVRGRKPL encoded by the coding sequence ATGATGCCATTAAAAGAAGGAGATCCCGTAGTTGTTTGGATAGATAACAAGAGGGCATTCATAGTGAAATTACAGAAGGGTAAGAGATTGGACACAGACAAAGGATATTTACTACACGATCATATTATAGGCTTGGAGTATGGTAGTGTTGCCACTCTATCTAGCGGTCTTAAGGCTTATATACTAAAGCCTACAATTCATGATCTGTATGTTAAGGGATTAAAAAGACCATCACAAGTACTTTATCCTAAAGATATCGGATATGTATTAATTTCAGCTAGAATAGGCGAAGTGAATAAGGTAATTGAAGCCGGTACTGGATCAGGGTTTTTAACCATATCGTTGGCTCTCTCTTTGCCGAGTAGTGCGAAAATATATACTTATGATGTCAGGGAAGATATGCAAGAAATAGCTAAATTTAACGCAAGAGTAGTAGGAGTTGAAGATAGGATAATATTTAAAATAAAGGATATTAGAGAAGGTATTGACGAGAAAGACGTTGATGCAATATTTTTAGATATGCCAGACCCTTGGAACGCGATACCCAAAGTTTCCTCATCACTATCTCCTTCCTCTCCCGTAGTAGTTTTCGTCCCAACGGTAAATCAAATAGAGAAGACATACTTTACCATGAAAGAGTTAGGATTTGTTGACATACATGTTGAGGAATTATTACTGAGAGAATACCAGGTGAAGGAGAATGCAGTAAGACCAAAAAATATTGGGGTTACACACACTGGTTATATCGTAAGGGGAAGAAAACCATTATAA
- a CDS encoding ribbon-helix-helix domain-containing protein encodes MKIITVKLPEQFLEAIDELVNTGRYSSRSEVIRAAIGDFIRKELWVTTEE; translated from the coding sequence ATGAAAATAATAACAGTTAAATTGCCAGAACAATTTTTAGAAGCAATAGACGAATTAGTTAATACAGGAAGATATAGTTCAAGAAGTGAAGTAATAAGAGCAGCCATAGGTGATTTTATACGGAAGGAATTATGGGTAACTACAGAAGAATGA
- a CDS encoding TrmB family transcriptional regulator — protein sequence MSFELLEETISRISKFASVFGISKSELKIYSYLLIYGRATAREISDKLNMPYTKVYSILSKLEGRGWVLKIDKRPAIYEAIPLKEVWSKIKSTFQEKINEFEKNFIDPISNLFASTTLYSIMVIPKDSVIDNVIRLLKDFSKVYLIALSYQELVRDDILDLIKANAFKAETRVLIDDNVNFPNLPSLQVKRSHSLFGSGIITSDAVLLIVKNNNMLTGLFSNHKYFVDIATVYFNHLWSF from the coding sequence ATGTCATTTGAGTTGTTGGAAGAGACGATTAGTAGAATATCTAAGTTTGCCTCAGTCTTTGGCATATCTAAGTCTGAGCTCAAGATCTATTCATATCTCTTAATATATGGTAGGGCTACGGCTAGGGAAATCTCTGACAAGCTCAACATGCCTTACACTAAAGTTTACAGTATATTGTCTAAGTTAGAAGGGAGAGGATGGGTTCTAAAGATAGATAAGAGACCAGCAATATATGAAGCTATCCCATTAAAAGAGGTGTGGAGTAAAATAAAAAGTACATTTCAAGAAAAAATTAATGAATTTGAGAAGAACTTCATAGATCCAATCTCTAATTTGTTTGCCTCAACTACCCTTTACAGCATAATGGTGATTCCAAAGGATTCAGTTATTGACAATGTAATTAGGTTATTGAAGGATTTTAGTAAGGTATATCTTATTGCACTATCTTATCAAGAATTGGTGAGAGATGATATTTTAGATCTAATAAAAGCTAATGCGTTTAAGGCTGAGACTAGAGTGCTAATTGATGATAACGTAAATTTCCCCAACCTACCATCATTACAAGTTAAGAGAAGTCATTCTTTATTCGGTAGTGGTATAATTACTTCTGATGCAGTATTGCTAATCGTCAAAAATAATAATATGCTAACTGGTTTATTCTCTAATCACAAATATTTCGTAGATATTGCTACAGTATATTTTAATCACTTGTGGTCATTTTAG
- a CDS encoding 30S ribosomal protein S25e: protein MGGASKKPISNLEKKLKKEAEKQQKAEEKKKGPSKTGKEVISRAVTIDDETKRKVIDEIKKESMVTPYTLASKLGVSISVARKTLKELETQNVVKLYSKNRRLSLYIAA, encoded by the coding sequence ATGGGTGGAGCTTCAAAGAAACCTATTTCCAATTTAGAAAAGAAGCTGAAGAAGGAAGCTGAAAAACAACAGAAGGCAGAGGAAAAGAAGAAAGGTCCTTCAAAGACTGGAAAAGAAGTGATAAGTAGAGCCGTAACAATAGATGATGAAACTAAGAGAAAAGTAATTGATGAGATAAAGAAAGAAAGTATGGTTACACCTTACACACTAGCCTCTAAATTAGGTGTGAGTATAAGTGTTGCAAGAAAAACGTTAAAAGAGCTCGAAACTCAAAACGTAGTGAAACTATATTCTAAAAATAGACGCCTAAGCTTATACATAGCAGCGTGA
- a CDS encoding carbon-nitrogen hydrolase family protein, with amino-acid sequence MLIALIHLRLKELSRKHNLEKAKKLIKQAKEKGAKLVILPSLFPSGNIFEIYDNDKKLRSYIKNLAEKIPGNNTDMLINLAMDGEVHLIVGPILEQAGPKIFLTSLIISPQGEIIGKYRKSVLSEKDIRLGISSGKEPVNVVLDKKYGIIAEDDVLSPEISRLLALGGAEIVIGTMKALDTKKQQIVKHLAIARAIENDIPYLIVGESIENEEGEIIGYSPTFVTSPNNLIVKEAEEDDTVVLVESSVLIPTSKQLSITYLEPVINNLCKGVKKIRGDVKRRSTSATEEEE; translated from the coding sequence TTGCTTATTGCATTAATTCATCTAAGGCTTAAAGAATTATCAAGAAAACATAATTTGGAGAAGGCAAAAAAACTAATAAAGCAGGCTAAGGAAAAAGGAGCAAAGTTAGTTATATTACCATCTCTATTTCCTTCAGGTAATATCTTTGAAATCTATGATAATGATAAAAAATTAAGGAGTTATATAAAAAACCTAGCTGAGAAAATACCTGGCAATAATACAGATATGCTAATAAATTTAGCAATGGACGGAGAAGTTCATCTAATTGTTGGACCAATACTGGAGCAAGCTGGTCCTAAAATATTTCTCACTTCCCTTATAATCTCCCCGCAAGGTGAAATTATAGGCAAATATAGGAAGTCCGTTTTATCTGAGAAAGATATAAGGCTAGGTATATCTTCTGGAAAAGAACCAGTAAATGTGGTCTTAGATAAGAAATATGGAATAATTGCTGAAGACGACGTTTTATCTCCAGAAATCAGCAGACTTCTAGCACTAGGTGGAGCAGAAATAGTGATAGGTACTATGAAGGCTCTTGATACTAAGAAGCAACAAATAGTGAAACATTTAGCAATTGCGAGAGCAATAGAAAATGATATACCCTACTTAATAGTTGGAGAAAGTATTGAAAATGAAGAGGGTGAAATAATAGGGTATTCTCCTACATTTGTTACTTCTCCAAATAATCTTATAGTAAAGGAGGCAGAAGAAGATGATACAGTGGTTTTAGTAGAAAGCTCAGTGCTAATTCCCACATCAAAGCAACTTTCAATAACTTACTTAGAGCCAGTCATCAACAATCTATGTAAGGGTGTGAAAAAGATCAGAGGAGATGTAAAAAGAAGATCTACTTCTGCTACAGAAGAAGAGGAATAG